The Equus asinus isolate D_3611 breed Donkey chromosome 22, EquAss-T2T_v2, whole genome shotgun sequence genome has a segment encoding these proteins:
- the TNS2 gene encoding tensin-2 isoform X4 produces the protein MERRWDLDLTYVTERILAAAFPARPDEQRHRGHLRELAHVLQSKHRDKYLLFNLSEKRHDLTRLNPKVQDFGWPELHAPPLDKLCSICKAMEMWLSADPQHVVVLYCKGSKGKLGVIVSAYMHYSKISAGADQALATLTMRKFCEDKVAAELQPSQRRYINYFSGLLSGSIRMNSSPLFLHYVLVPMLPAFEPGTGFQPFLKIYQSMQLVYTSGIYHIAGPGPQQLCISLEPALLLKGDVMVTCYHKSGRGTDRTLVFRVQFHTCTIHGPRLTFTKDQLDEAWTDERVPFQAAVEFVFSSSPENIKGHTPRNDPSVTVDYNTAEPAVRWDSYENFNQHHEDSVDGSLTHTQGPLDGSPYAQVQRGPRQTPPAPSPEPPPPPMLSVSSDSGHSSTLTTEPTAESPGRPPPTAAERQELDRLLGGCGVASGGRGAGRETAILDDEEQPPTAGGPPLGMYSGHRPGLSRHCSCRQGYREGCGVPNGGYYRPEGTLERRRLAYGGYEGHPQGYTEPSVEKRRLCRSLSEGPHPYLPELGKPANGDCGYRAAGYREVVILEDPGLPALCSCPTCEEKLALPTAALYGLRLEREAGEGWVSEASKPLLHPMRPGHPLPLLVPACGHHHAPVPDYSCLKPPKAGEEGHEGCPCAGCPEGRYGHPGYPALVTYSYGGAVPSYCPAYGRVPHSCGAPGEGRGYPSPGAHSPRAGSISPGGPPSPQSRKLNYEIPAEEGGDRYPLPGHLAPAGPLTSAESPEPVSWREGPSGHSTLPRSPRDAQCSASSELSGPSTPLHTSSPVQGKESARRQDTRSPTLAPTQRLSPGEALPPVSQGGAEKAPELPARSGLEPPTPSPFSSTSPPSSPSDWPQERSPGGRSDSASPRGHVPTTLPGLRHAPWQGLRDPPDSPDGSPLTPVPTQMPWLVASPEPPQSSPTPAFPLAASYDISGPTQPPLPEKRHLPGPGQQPGGPWGPEQASPPARGTSHHVTFAPLLPDNVPQPPEPPVQESQSNVKFVQDTSKFWYKPHLSRDQAIALLKDKDPGAFLIRDSHSFQGAYGLALKVATPPPSAQPWKGDPLEQLVRHFLIETGPKGVKIKGCPSEPYFGSLSALVSQHSISPLSLPCCLRIPSKDPLEETPEAPVPTNMSTAADLLRQGAACSVLYLTSVETESLTGPQAVARASSAALSCSPRPTPAVVHFKVSAQGITLTDNQRKLFFRRHYPVNSITFSSTDPQDRRWTNPDGTTSKIFGFVAKKPGSPWENVCHLFAELDPDQPAGAIVTFITKVLLGQRK, from the exons ATGGAGCGCCGCTGGGACCTGGACCTCACCTACGTGACCGAGCGGATCCTGGCGGCCGCCTTCCCCGCGCGCCCGGACGAGCAGCGACACCGGGGCCACCTGCGCGAGCTGGCTCACGTGCTGCAGTCCAAGCACCGCGACAAGTACCTg CTTTTCAACCTTTCAGAGAAAAGACATGACCTGACCCGCCTAAACCCCAAG GTCCAGGACTTCGGCTGGCCTGAGCTGCACGCGCCCCCCCTGGACAAGCTGTGCTCCATCTGCAAAGCCATGGAGATGTGGCTCAGTGCTGACCCGCAGCACGTGGTCGTCCTATACTGCAAG GGGAGCAAGGGCAAGCTCGGGGTCATCGTCTCTGCCTACATGCACTACAGCAAGATCTCTGCAGG GGCGGACCAGGCACTGGCTACTCTTACCATGCGCAAGTTCTGCGAGGACAAGGTGGCCGCGGAGCTGCAGCCGTCCCAGCGCCG GTATATCAACTACTTCAGTGGTTTGCTGTCCGGCTCCATCAGAATGAACAGCAGCCCTCTCTTCCTGCACTATGTGCTTGTGCCCATGCTGCCCGCCTTTGAACCTGGCACAG GCTTCCAGCCCTTCCTCAAGATCTACCAGTCCATGCAGCTCGTCTACACCTCTGGAATCTA TCACATTGCAGGCCCTGGTCCCCAGCAGCTTTGTATCAGCCTGGAGCCAGCCCTCCTCCTCAAAGGCGACGTCATG gtgACCTGCTATCACAAGAGTGGCCGGGGGACAGACCGGACCCTTGTGTTCCGAGTCCAGTTCCACACATGCACCATCCACGGGCCACGGCTCACCTTCACCAAGGACCAGCTGGACGAGGCCTGGACCG ATGAGAGGGTCCCTTTCCAAGCCGCGGTGGAGTTCGTCTTCTCCTCCAGCCCCGAGAACATCAAAG GCCACACCCCACGGAATGACCCCTCGGTCACCGTGGACTACAATACCGCAGAGCCCGCTGTGCGCTGGGACTCTTACGAGAACTTCAACCAGCACCACGAGGACAGTGTGGATG GCTCCCTGACCCACACCCAGGGCCCCCTGGATGGCAGTCCTTATGCCCAGGTGCAGCGGGGCCCCCGTCAGACCCCGCCAGCGCCCTCTCCagagccacccccaccccccatgctCTCGGTCAGCAGTGACTCTGGCCATTCATCCACACTGACCACGGAGCCCACTGCCGAGTCCCCTGGCCGGCCACCCCCAACGGCCGCTGAGCGGCAGGAGCTGGACCGCCTCCTGGGAGGCTGTGGAGTGGCCAGCGGGGGCCGGGGAGCTGGACGTGAGACCGCCATCCTGGATGACGAGGAGCAGCCCCCCACGGCTGGAGGCCCCCCGCTCGGAATGTATTCGGGCCACCGACCCGGCCTCAGCCGCCACTGCTCCTGTCGCCAGGGCTACCGGGAAGGCTGCGGGGTCCCCAATGGGGGCTACTACCGACCAGAGGGAACCCTGGAGAGGCGGCGGCTGGCATACGGGGGCTATGAGGGGCACCCCCAGGGCTACACCGAGCCCTCAGTGGAGAAGAGGCGCCTCTGCCGATCGCTGTCCGAGGGGCCGCACCCCTACCTGCCAGAGCTGGGGAAACCGGCCAATGGGGACTGTGGCTACCGCGCCGCCGGCTACCGGGAGGTGGTGATCCTGGAGGACCCCGGGCTGCCTGCCCTCTGCTCATGCCCCACCTGTGAGGAGAAGCTGGCGCTGCCCACGGCCGCCCTGTATGGGCTGCggctggagagggaggctggagaggggtGGGTGAGCGAGGCCAGCAAGCCCCTTCTGCACCCGATGCGGCCCGGGCACCCCCTGCCTCTGCTGGTGCCCGCCTGTGGGCATCACCACGCCCCTGTGCCTGACTACAGCTGCCTGAAGCCACCCAAGGCTGGCGAGGAGGGGCATGAGGGCTGCCCCTGCGCCGGGTGCCCTGAAGGCAGGTATGGACATCCGGGATACCCTGCCCTGGTGACGTACAGCTATGGAGGAGCAGTGCCCAGTTACTGCCCAGCCTATGGCCGGGTGCCTCACAGCTGTGGGGCTCCAGGCGAGGGCAGAGGGTATCCCAGCCCTGGTGCCCACTCTCCACGGGCTGGCTCCATTTCTCCGGGTGGCCCACCCTCCCCACAATCCAGGAAGCTGAACTACGAGATCccggcagaggagggaggggacaggtATCCACTGCCTGGACACCTGGCCCCAGCAGGACCCTTGACATCTGCAG AGTCGCCTGAGCCAGTGTCCTGGAGGGAGGGCCCCAGCGGGCACAGCACCCTGCCTCGGTCTCCCCGAGATGCCCAGTGCAGTGCCTCTTCAGAGTTGTCTGGTCCCTCCACGCCCCTGCACACCAGCAGCCCAGTCCAGGGCAAGGAGAG TGCCCGAAGGCAGGACACCAGGTCCCCCACCTTGGCGCCTACTCAGAGACTGAGTCCTGGAGAGGCCTTGCCACCTGTTTCCCAGGGAGGCGCTGAAAAGGCTCCTGAGCTGCCAGCAAGAAGTGGGCTTGAGCCTCCGACCCCTAGCCCCTTCTCCTCGACCTCCCCGCCCAGCTCACCCAGTGACTGGCCTCAGGAGAGGAGCCCAGGGGGCCGCTCAGACAGTGCTAGTCCAAGGGGCCATGTGCCCACCACGCTGCCCGGCCTGCGCCATGCCCCCTGGCAGGGCCTTCGAGACCCCCCAGATAGCCCGGATGGGTCCCCCCTCACCCCTGTGCCTACCCAGATGCCCTGGCTTGTGGCCAGCCCGGAGCCACCTCAGAGCTCACCCACACCTGCCTTCCCCCTGGCTGCATCCTATGACATCAGtggccccacccagcccccacttCCCGAGAAACGCCACCTGCCGGGACCTGGGCAACAGCCAGGAGGACCCTGGGGCCCAGAGCAGGCATCACCACCAGCCAGAGGCACCAGTCATCATGTCACCTTCGCACCTCTGCTCCCGGATAACGTCCCCCAACCCCCAG AGCCCCCTGTGCAAGAGAGCCAGAGCAACGTCAAGTTTGTCCAGGATACGTCCAAGTTCTGGTACAAGCCACACCTGTCCCGTGACCAAg ccatCGCCCTGCTGAAGGACAAGGACCCTGGGGCCTTCCTGATCAGGGACAGTCATTCATTCCAAGGAGCCTACGGGCTGGCCCTCAAGGTGGCTACGCCCCCACCCAGCGCCCAGCCCTGGAAAG gGGACCCCCTGGAACAGTTGGTCCGCCATTTTCTCATTGAGACTGGGCCCAAAGGGGTGAAGATCAAGGGCTGTCCCAGTGAGCCCTACTTTG GCAGCCTGTCCGCCCTGGTCTCCCAGCACTCCATCTCCCCGCTGTCCCTGCCCTGCTGCCTGCGCATCCCCAGCAAAG ATCCCCTGGAGGAGACCCCAGAGGCCCCGGTGCCCACCAACATGAGCACGGCGGCAGACCTCCTGCGTCAGGGCGCAG CCTGCAGCGTGCTCTACCTGACCTCAGTGGAGACAGAGTCACTGACAGGCCCCCAAGCTGTGGCCCGGGCCAGCTCTGCAGCTCTGAGCTGTAGCCCCCGCCCAACCCCAGCCGTTGTCCACTTCAAGGTCTCAGCCCAGGGCATTACGCTGACAGACAACCAAAGGAA GCTCTTCTTTCGCCGCCATTATCCAGTGAACAGCATCACCTTCTCCAGCACTGACCCTCAGGACCGGAG ATGGACCAACCCCGACGGGACCACCTCCAA GATCTTTGGTTTCGTGGCCAAGAAGCCAGGAAGCCCCTGGGAGAATGTGTGTCACCTCTTTGCAGAGCTTGACCCAGATCAGCCTGCAGGCGCCATTGTCACCTTCATCACCAAAGTTCTACTGGGCCAGAGAAAATGA
- the TNS2 gene encoding tensin-2 isoform X6: MRKFCEDKVAAELQPSQRRYINYFSGLLSGSIRMNSSPLFLHYVLVPMLPAFEPGTGFQPFLKIYQSMQLVYTSGIYHIAGPGPQQLCISLEPALLLKGDVMVTCYHKSGRGTDRTLVFRVQFHTCTIHGPRLTFTKDQLDEAWTDERVPFQAAVEFVFSSSPENIKGHTPRNDPSVTVDYNTAEPAVRWDSYENFNQHHEDSVDGSLTHTQGPLDGSPYAQVQRGPRQTPPAPSPEPPPPPMLSVSSDSGHSSTLTTEPTAESPGRPPPTAAERQELDRLLGGCGVASGGRGAGRETAILDDEEQPPTAGGPPLGMYSGHRPGLSRHCSCRQGYREGCGVPNGGYYRPEGTLERRRLAYGGYEGHPQGYTEPSVEKRRLCRSLSEGPHPYLPELGKPANGDCGYRAAGYREVVILEDPGLPALCSCPTCEEKLALPTAALYGLRLEREAGEGWVSEASKPLLHPMRPGHPLPLLVPACGHHHAPVPDYSCLKPPKAGEEGHEGCPCAGCPEGRYGHPGYPALVTYSYGGAVPSYCPAYGRVPHSCGAPGEGRGYPSPGAHSPRAGSISPGGPPSPQSRKLNYEIPAEEGGDRYPLPGHLAPAGPLTSAESPEPVSWREGPSGHSTLPRSPRDAQCSASSELSGPSTPLHTSSPVQGKESARRQDTRSPTLAPTQRLSPGEALPPVSQGGAEKAPELPARSGLEPPTPSPFSSTSPPSSPSDWPQERSPGGRSDSASPRGHVPTTLPGLRHAPWQGLRDPPDSPDGSPLTPVPTQMPWLVASPEPPQSSPTPAFPLAASYDISGPTQPPLPEKRHLPGPGQQPGGPWGPEQASPPARGTSHHVTFAPLLPDNVPQPPEPPVQESQSNVKFVQDTSKFWYKPHLSRDQAIALLKDKDPGAFLIRDSHSFQGAYGLALKVATPPPSAQPWKGDPLEQLVRHFLIETGPKGVKIKGCPSEPYFGSLSALVSQHSISPLSLPCCLRIPSKDPLEETPEAPVPTNMSTAADLLRQGAACSVLYLTSVETESLTGPQAVARASSAALSCSPRPTPAVVHFKVSAQGITLTDNQRKLFFRRHYPVNSITFSSTDPQDRRWTNPDGTTSKIFGFVAKKPGSPWENVCHLFAELDPDQPAGAIVTFITKVLLGQRK, translated from the exons ATGCGCAAGTTCTGCGAGGACAAGGTGGCCGCGGAGCTGCAGCCGTCCCAGCGCCG GTATATCAACTACTTCAGTGGTTTGCTGTCCGGCTCCATCAGAATGAACAGCAGCCCTCTCTTCCTGCACTATGTGCTTGTGCCCATGCTGCCCGCCTTTGAACCTGGCACAG GCTTCCAGCCCTTCCTCAAGATCTACCAGTCCATGCAGCTCGTCTACACCTCTGGAATCTA TCACATTGCAGGCCCTGGTCCCCAGCAGCTTTGTATCAGCCTGGAGCCAGCCCTCCTCCTCAAAGGCGACGTCATG gtgACCTGCTATCACAAGAGTGGCCGGGGGACAGACCGGACCCTTGTGTTCCGAGTCCAGTTCCACACATGCACCATCCACGGGCCACGGCTCACCTTCACCAAGGACCAGCTGGACGAGGCCTGGACCG ATGAGAGGGTCCCTTTCCAAGCCGCGGTGGAGTTCGTCTTCTCCTCCAGCCCCGAGAACATCAAAG GCCACACCCCACGGAATGACCCCTCGGTCACCGTGGACTACAATACCGCAGAGCCCGCTGTGCGCTGGGACTCTTACGAGAACTTCAACCAGCACCACGAGGACAGTGTGGATG GCTCCCTGACCCACACCCAGGGCCCCCTGGATGGCAGTCCTTATGCCCAGGTGCAGCGGGGCCCCCGTCAGACCCCGCCAGCGCCCTCTCCagagccacccccaccccccatgctCTCGGTCAGCAGTGACTCTGGCCATTCATCCACACTGACCACGGAGCCCACTGCCGAGTCCCCTGGCCGGCCACCCCCAACGGCCGCTGAGCGGCAGGAGCTGGACCGCCTCCTGGGAGGCTGTGGAGTGGCCAGCGGGGGCCGGGGAGCTGGACGTGAGACCGCCATCCTGGATGACGAGGAGCAGCCCCCCACGGCTGGAGGCCCCCCGCTCGGAATGTATTCGGGCCACCGACCCGGCCTCAGCCGCCACTGCTCCTGTCGCCAGGGCTACCGGGAAGGCTGCGGGGTCCCCAATGGGGGCTACTACCGACCAGAGGGAACCCTGGAGAGGCGGCGGCTGGCATACGGGGGCTATGAGGGGCACCCCCAGGGCTACACCGAGCCCTCAGTGGAGAAGAGGCGCCTCTGCCGATCGCTGTCCGAGGGGCCGCACCCCTACCTGCCAGAGCTGGGGAAACCGGCCAATGGGGACTGTGGCTACCGCGCCGCCGGCTACCGGGAGGTGGTGATCCTGGAGGACCCCGGGCTGCCTGCCCTCTGCTCATGCCCCACCTGTGAGGAGAAGCTGGCGCTGCCCACGGCCGCCCTGTATGGGCTGCggctggagagggaggctggagaggggtGGGTGAGCGAGGCCAGCAAGCCCCTTCTGCACCCGATGCGGCCCGGGCACCCCCTGCCTCTGCTGGTGCCCGCCTGTGGGCATCACCACGCCCCTGTGCCTGACTACAGCTGCCTGAAGCCACCCAAGGCTGGCGAGGAGGGGCATGAGGGCTGCCCCTGCGCCGGGTGCCCTGAAGGCAGGTATGGACATCCGGGATACCCTGCCCTGGTGACGTACAGCTATGGAGGAGCAGTGCCCAGTTACTGCCCAGCCTATGGCCGGGTGCCTCACAGCTGTGGGGCTCCAGGCGAGGGCAGAGGGTATCCCAGCCCTGGTGCCCACTCTCCACGGGCTGGCTCCATTTCTCCGGGTGGCCCACCCTCCCCACAATCCAGGAAGCTGAACTACGAGATCccggcagaggagggaggggacaggtATCCACTGCCTGGACACCTGGCCCCAGCAGGACCCTTGACATCTGCAG AGTCGCCTGAGCCAGTGTCCTGGAGGGAGGGCCCCAGCGGGCACAGCACCCTGCCTCGGTCTCCCCGAGATGCCCAGTGCAGTGCCTCTTCAGAGTTGTCTGGTCCCTCCACGCCCCTGCACACCAGCAGCCCAGTCCAGGGCAAGGAGAG TGCCCGAAGGCAGGACACCAGGTCCCCCACCTTGGCGCCTACTCAGAGACTGAGTCCTGGAGAGGCCTTGCCACCTGTTTCCCAGGGAGGCGCTGAAAAGGCTCCTGAGCTGCCAGCAAGAAGTGGGCTTGAGCCTCCGACCCCTAGCCCCTTCTCCTCGACCTCCCCGCCCAGCTCACCCAGTGACTGGCCTCAGGAGAGGAGCCCAGGGGGCCGCTCAGACAGTGCTAGTCCAAGGGGCCATGTGCCCACCACGCTGCCCGGCCTGCGCCATGCCCCCTGGCAGGGCCTTCGAGACCCCCCAGATAGCCCGGATGGGTCCCCCCTCACCCCTGTGCCTACCCAGATGCCCTGGCTTGTGGCCAGCCCGGAGCCACCTCAGAGCTCACCCACACCTGCCTTCCCCCTGGCTGCATCCTATGACATCAGtggccccacccagcccccacttCCCGAGAAACGCCACCTGCCGGGACCTGGGCAACAGCCAGGAGGACCCTGGGGCCCAGAGCAGGCATCACCACCAGCCAGAGGCACCAGTCATCATGTCACCTTCGCACCTCTGCTCCCGGATAACGTCCCCCAACCCCCAG AGCCCCCTGTGCAAGAGAGCCAGAGCAACGTCAAGTTTGTCCAGGATACGTCCAAGTTCTGGTACAAGCCACACCTGTCCCGTGACCAAg ccatCGCCCTGCTGAAGGACAAGGACCCTGGGGCCTTCCTGATCAGGGACAGTCATTCATTCCAAGGAGCCTACGGGCTGGCCCTCAAGGTGGCTACGCCCCCACCCAGCGCCCAGCCCTGGAAAG gGGACCCCCTGGAACAGTTGGTCCGCCATTTTCTCATTGAGACTGGGCCCAAAGGGGTGAAGATCAAGGGCTGTCCCAGTGAGCCCTACTTTG GCAGCCTGTCCGCCCTGGTCTCCCAGCACTCCATCTCCCCGCTGTCCCTGCCCTGCTGCCTGCGCATCCCCAGCAAAG ATCCCCTGGAGGAGACCCCAGAGGCCCCGGTGCCCACCAACATGAGCACGGCGGCAGACCTCCTGCGTCAGGGCGCAG CCTGCAGCGTGCTCTACCTGACCTCAGTGGAGACAGAGTCACTGACAGGCCCCCAAGCTGTGGCCCGGGCCAGCTCTGCAGCTCTGAGCTGTAGCCCCCGCCCAACCCCAGCCGTTGTCCACTTCAAGGTCTCAGCCCAGGGCATTACGCTGACAGACAACCAAAGGAA GCTCTTCTTTCGCCGCCATTATCCAGTGAACAGCATCACCTTCTCCAGCACTGACCCTCAGGACCGGAG ATGGACCAACCCCGACGGGACCACCTCCAA GATCTTTGGTTTCGTGGCCAAGAAGCCAGGAAGCCCCTGGGAGAATGTGTGTCACCTCTTTGCAGAGCTTGACCCAGATCAGCCTGCAGGCGCCATTGTCACCTTCATCACCAAAGTTCTACTGGGCCAGAGAAAATGA